Part of the Paenibacillus sp. YPG26 genome, GTGACATCGTCTGTGTGATTGTGGGAACAGGCCATATCAGCGCGCTAGCCGTCAACCCTGCTGCTGCCATGCCAATCCAACGAAATCTGCGCCAAAAATTGTGACGACGCTTGTCCTGTCTGATAGCTTCACTGATACTCAGCCACGAATCGCGCTTTTGTTCCCTGGAGGGCAGCGAAGCAAGCGGAGATGTAATTATCGCTTCATATATGAGTGCGTCAAGCTCATCTTCAAATTCGCGTTCCCACTTTGGTGAATTTCTTCGCATCGATCTCACCCCACTCCTTATACAGCATCTTCTTGATACTTTCACGCGCACGATACAGCCTCTGCCTAACCACATTCTCGTCTGTGTCCAACTCCTCTGCAATCTCTCTATACGAGAGACCGAGCTTCCACCGATATTCTATTAACAGCTTATACTCTGGCTTAAGCCGATCTAAATAGCATACAATTGCTTCCTCCAGAATCTTGGTCTCTACAGTCTGTTCTACGGAAGGCTCGGGATTATGAGGCTCTATATTTATAAAAACACTGTCCGAGTCTACATGGTTACGGTAATGTTTATTTTTTCTCAAGTAATTAATTGCCGTATTACGGGTTACGACCTTGATCCATGACTTCATCTTCTGTTCATTCTCGAACTTGGGCTTCTTACGGATAACCTTCAAGAAAGCCTCCTGGATAATATCCTCTGCTGCCGAATGATCCTTCACTATATACACAATGATGCCGTACACAAGATCATAAAAATCATAATATATCTTCTCTTGAATGATCTCATTGAGATCGTGATAATTGGCAGCCAGAAGATAGTGCAACCTCTCCGGCATGATAATCCCCTCTCTAACTGCTGTGTTCCTAAATGAAAAAACCACCGGCTACAGAAGTTAGTAATTATCAATAGAAGAAAGGTGGTATATGCTGCTATTTTACCTCATTTTTCCTTATAAAGATATGTATTACATAAATATCTACACAAAGAGGGTTAACAAAAAAGGGCTCTTCTCTATAAGAAGAACCCTTGAACAGCAGCTGTTCATCTAGTTATTCCGCTGAATCCTCGTCCACCGTAAGTGAATTATAATCCTTGGCATCCCGTTTGGCAGCCATGGCCGGTGAATCCGAGTTCCCGAACTCCTCAACCGTATGCCAGGCATCCGCATCGTCAAAGCGGCCGGCATTCTGCTGGCGGTGTTCTCCCGCCCCCTTAGGAGGCAATGTCATGACTTGTTCTTCGACCGGACGGGCATCAGATACTGTGCTTTCAGGCGTATGATCAATGCAGTATGCGGTATAAGGGATGGCCTCAAGGCGTTCGAAAGGAATCTCTGCGCCGCAGGTTAAGCATTTGCCATATTCTCCTGTCTGTATGCGCTCTAAAGCCTGGTTAACCTGATCAAGCTGGTTATCCAGATTCTCGTTAATGGCCATATCCCGGCTTCGCTCGAAGGTCTCTGTTCCCACATCTGCAGGGTGATTATCCACCGCGCTTAATTCACCCGTCGACACCCGGAGCGATTCGGTAAGCTCGGCCCCCGGCTCCTCTTCAGCGAAATGCTGCTCAAAACCTTCTTTTTCTTCCAAGAGACTATGTTCAAGCTTGCTCAACTGTGATTTCGTTAAATGGCTCATTGTGTGTTCCTCCTCAGCTTTTCATATGCATTCTTACCCCTTACACAGGCACGATGACACATTCCGGCAGCAGACAGTAATTGTTAACAGCCTTCCCGCTAATTGTTCGAGCAGTAATTTGGCCTCTTTTGAGAATTTACAACAGGTTAACCTGCAACAGAAATACAAATGATGAACCGCTCCTACAATGAAAGCATACGGAAACAACATAAAGTCACAACAAATCACATGAATGCTTAAGGAGGAGTAAGGTCAGTGAAAAAAGCGATGATGGGGTTAGCCGCTGTGGTTCTCGCCGGTTCCATGCTGTCCGGATGCGGGAAGACAGAGACTACAACCGCAAATGCTACGGCGAATGCAGGGGCAGCGATCAGTCTTGAGGAGCTGCAAAAAAGTGCCAAAGGGGAAGGGTCTGTCGTGAGTGTGGGGATGCCGGACTCCTGGGCCAACTGGAAGGATACATGGAATGACATTCAGACGAAATACAGTCTGAAACACACAGACACAGATATGTCGAGTGCCGAAGAGATTGCCAAATTTGATTCCGAGAAGGATAAGCCTACGGCGGATATTGGTGATGTAGGCATGGCTTTTGGTCCGGTTGCTGTAGATAAAGGTGTGACACAGCCTTACAAGACCTCTTACTGGGACGAGATTCCAGAATGGGCCAAGGATAAGGATGGCCACTGGATCGTTGGCTACCAGGGAACAATCTCGCTCCTGACTAATTCCAAGAAAGTGGCTAATCCACCGAAGAGCTTCGACGATCTGCTTAACGGGGACTATAAAATCTCCGTAGGCGATGTATCCAAAGCGGCTCAAGCCCAAAGCGCTGTATTGGCAGCAGCCATCGCATTCGGCGGCGATGAGACAAATATTGAGCCGGGTATTGCTTATTTTGAGAAGCTGGCTAAGGCAGGCCGTCTGTCCAAAACCGAGCTTTCGCTCGCCAACCTGGAGAAGGGTGAGATTGATGTCGCCTTCCTGTGGGACTTTAACGCCCTGGGTTACCGTGCGCAGCTCGGCGCGGATCAGTATGCCGTATCCATTCCGTCGGAAGGAAGCGTAGTCAGCGGCTACGCGACAATTATTAATAAATATGCGCCGCATCCGAACGCGGCCAAGCTGACTCGTGAGTATATTCTCAGCGATGAAGGGCAGATCAATCTTGCCAAAGGATTCGCCCGTCCGATTCGTGAGAATGTCAAGCTTCCGGAGGATGTTGCGGCCAAGCTTCTTCCAAATGAAGAGTACAAGACCGCGAAGCCGATCAAGGACTTCAAGGCGTGGGAAGAAACCTCCAAACAAATCCCAGAGCTGTGGCAGGAGCGTGTGCTTGTTCATTTGAACTAACGTCCGTATTCGCTAATTATATCTGTACACCTATACAGTTACTTCCTATCCTGGGGAGTAACTGTTTGGGCTAAGAAGGAGATTCCCTATGTTGAAAAAGCGTGTGGACTTCAAGCTGATTCTGGCTTTGATTCCATTTACGATCCTGATTATCGGCTTCGAGCTTCTCCCTGCCATTTCCGTGGTTGTGGAAAGCTTCACAGGTACTGAAGGGGGCTTCTCCCTGGAGCATTACGTCTCCGCATTCACGAAGATGTTCTACTTGCAGGCGATCAAGAACAGTCTTATCATCTCGGCCGTCTCCAGCTGCATCGGGATTATCGCTGGTCTATTCATCGCTTACGCGATTACTAAGGTATCGGAGCAGACGCGCAGCCGTGTACTGATGATCTCCAATATGACCGCTAACTTTGCGGGTATCCCGCTGGCTTTTGCCTATATTATTCTGCTTGGAAGTAACGGGATCTTCACGATTCTATTCGATCAGTGGGGACTAACCATCTTCTCGGGATTCAATCTGTATTCCTGGTCAGGGCTGATTCTTGTGTATGTCTATTTCCAGATTCCGCTGGCCACGCTGCTTCTCTATCCTACATATTATGGCATCCGGGAAGAGTGGAGGGAGGCTTCTTCTCTCCTTGGAGCAAGCACCTATCAATTCTGGCGCCGTATCGCGCTGCCGATTCTTCTTCCTGCTGCAGCAGGCACGTTCACAATTCTGTTCGCAAATGCTATGGGTGCCTATGCAACAGCTTATGCGCTCCTTGGAGGCAACTATAATCTGCTTGCGATCCGGATTGGCTCCCTGGTAGCGGGTGATGTCTTCACCAGACCCCAGCTTGGAAGCGCGCTCGCTATGGTGCTCGGTCTTACCATGGTGCTGTCACTATGGATTAATGAGCGGATGATGCGCCGGGTTAGGAGGGACCTTGGATGAAAAAGGGAGCAGCTTTCCCGCGTGTAATCTTGACGGTTACCATGATCTATTTGCTAATCCCGCTGCTGGCAACCTTGCTGTATTCGGTCGCGAACTCCTGGCAGAACACGATCCTGCCTGAATCCTGGACCCTGAGATGGTTCCAAGAATTATTGACGGATCCGCGGTTCACGCAGTCCCTATGGAGAACCGTCTGGATATGCCTC contains:
- a CDS encoding sigma-70 family RNA polymerase sigma factor, with protein sequence MPERLHYLLAANYHDLNEIIQEKIYYDFYDLVYGIIVYIVKDHSAAEDIIQEAFLKVIRKKPKFENEQKMKSWIKVVTRNTAINYLRKNKHYRNHVDSDSVFINIEPHNPEPSVEQTVETKILEEAIVCYLDRLKPEYKLLIEYRWKLGLSYREIAEELDTDENVVRQRLYRARESIKKMLYKEWGEIDAKKFTKVGTRI
- a CDS encoding TraR/DksA C4-type zinc finger protein; this translates as MSHLTKSQLSKLEHSLLEEKEGFEQHFAEEEPGAELTESLRVSTGELSAVDNHPADVGTETFERSRDMAINENLDNQLDQVNQALERIQTGEYGKCLTCGAEIPFERLEAIPYTAYCIDHTPESTVSDARPVEEQVMTLPPKGAGEHRQQNAGRFDDADAWHTVEEFGNSDSPAMAAKRDAKDYNSLTVDEDSAE
- a CDS encoding ABC transporter substrate-binding protein — its product is MLSGCGKTETTTANATANAGAAISLEELQKSAKGEGSVVSVGMPDSWANWKDTWNDIQTKYSLKHTDTDMSSAEEIAKFDSEKDKPTADIGDVGMAFGPVAVDKGVTQPYKTSYWDEIPEWAKDKDGHWIVGYQGTISLLTNSKKVANPPKSFDDLLNGDYKISVGDVSKAAQAQSAVLAAAIAFGGDETNIEPGIAYFEKLAKAGRLSKTELSLANLEKGEIDVAFLWDFNALGYRAQLGADQYAVSIPSEGSVVSGYATIINKYAPHPNAAKLTREYILSDEGQINLAKGFARPIRENVKLPEDVAAKLLPNEEYKTAKPIKDFKAWEETSKQIPELWQERVLVHLN
- a CDS encoding ABC transporter permease subunit; this translates as MLKKRVDFKLILALIPFTILIIGFELLPAISVVVESFTGTEGGFSLEHYVSAFTKMFYLQAIKNSLIISAVSSCIGIIAGLFIAYAITKVSEQTRSRVLMISNMTANFAGIPLAFAYIILLGSNGIFTILFDQWGLTIFSGFNLYSWSGLILVYVYFQIPLATLLLYPTYYGIREEWREASSLLGASTYQFWRRIALPILLPAAAGTFTILFANAMGAYATAYALLGGNYNLLAIRIGSLVAGDVFTRPQLGSALAMVLGLTMVLSLWINERMMRRVRRDLG